In the genome of Luteitalea pratensis, the window GGGATCGAACTCTCGGTGCTCGCCTCGACCGACGAGTGGGAAAAGCTCGCCGACTGGCTCTTGCGCAACAGCTCGACGTTCGGCATGCGGCACCGTCGTTGGGATCGGCTGAAGCTCGCGCGCCGTTTCGAAAGGCGCGTGACACCACAGGGCGAGCTGACCTATAAGGTGGGGCTGACGACCACAGGCGAAGTGCTGAAAGAGAAGCCGGAGTTCGAAGAGCTTCGCAAGCTCTGGGACCAGGACGTCATGCCTGATGCCTGATGCCTCATGCCTGCTCCAGTCCAGTAAGCCGTACGCCGTAAACCGTACACCGAAGCAATCCCGCCAGGTTCCCGGTTCCGGTATCACCGCCGGTGCCCGGCCCTTGTGCAACCGGCCCCCCCGGAGTCCCTGCCCATTCCGAGCGTGGCCGATTCTGTCAACTCGTGACCGGTTCGTGAGCTCAAGGCCAAGGCCAGTTCAAGTTGCTGCCTGCTCCTGCTGTGCAGGAGTACGTGTCGTCATTGGGCAACCGACTAATTCCCGCTTACCAGCGGGACATGAGCATCGATGATCCACGGCGTATCCCGTTCCAGTTCCACGTCGTGCTCGACGACAATGTCAACGCGTTCGCGACTCCCAACGGCGTCGTCGTGGTGAACTCAGGCCTGATTGAACTCCTCGACAACGAGGCGCAGTTGGCGGCAGTGATAGGACACGAGATCGCCCACGCGACTCACGAACACACATGGCGGCAGCAGCAACATTACAAGGGCAAGCGCTTGGGCATTGCCATTGCCGGTGCAGTCGCCGCTGGTTACGGATATCGAGGCATGGCCGACATCGCCGGAATGGTGAATGCGGCCATCGTGAACGGGCACTCTCGATCGCTCGAGAACCAATCTGACCGAATTGGTCTGCAGTACATGGTGGCGGCCGGATACGATCCGCGGGAAGCCCCAGCTGTCTGGAAGCTGATGACGAAGGAGCACGGCCTGCAGGGGACGAACTTCTTCTGGAGCAGTCACGAGAACAACGCAACCAGGCGGAGTTACTTGATGAACGAGCTGAAGAACAATTACCGCGACCTCGACTTTGGCGCGCTGCACACCAACGAGGATGAATATGCGCGGATCAAGTCGACGGTCGCGGAGGCGAAGGCATCCAAGAAGAAGCTCAAGGTCAAGTAGGCGTGCCGGGGACCGCCCTCAATCTCTGATCCGTACGGCACGATCCTCGGCGGTGAGCGTTCGGCGTTCGACGTTCAGCGTTCGTCGTGTGGCTGACTACGGTACGACCTTGAACCCCGTGAGCGTCCGCACCGTGCCGTCCGGGTGCACGACCTCGACGCGGACGATGTAGTCGCCCGCGCCGAGGGGCACGAGCGCGACGTCGGCGGTAGCCCACCCGATTCCGGCATCGTCTGGTGCGACGAGGGCGCTGGTGACCGGGATGGCCGCCATGACCTTGCCGGCCTGGTCGAGCAGGTCGGCCTTCACGCTCGTGGCCCCGGGCGCGACGGGCACTTCGACGCGCACCTTTTCGTTGCGGCGATAGCGAGGGTCGGCTGTCGGCACGAACTTCTGGCGAGTGACCGGGCTGGCCCGTGAGAGTCGTGGTGCGGCCGCGGCGGCGTCCGCTGCCGGCAGCGCCAGCCGCGCGGTGTCGGTGAGCGGCAATGAGCCGGCCGTCGGGGTGAAGCGCAGTCGGACGAGCAGGTCGCCGGCCTCGAGGGGCGCGGCGGTGGTCAGGAGCTCCGCGGTCGCGGTGCGCACACCGGCAGCGACAGGCAGCTCGGCTTCGGCCATGGCCGTTCCCTTGCCCGTGGTGACCGTGATCGAGAGCGTGCCGCCCTGGGCCATGGCCGCATCGCGCATGGTGGACGGATCCAGGTCGGCGGTCACCCAGACACGCCCGGTGCGCGCCGCCGCGCCCGCGCCGGCATGGAAGAAGTACGCCGCGCGACTCCGCCACGGCTGCCCCTCCCGGATGCCGCTGACCGAACTGAGTGCAGAGGCGATCGAGGCGCCCTCCGCCGCGGCTGCGGCGTCGCCGGCCCCCCCTGCCGCGGCGGCCGCGGCCGACGGCGATGCCGTGAGCATGTCCTCGCGCCGGAGGGCACGGTACCCTTTGCGCGCCCGTACCTCCACGCCCGGCCGCTTGACGCGTACCTTGATCGTGCGCCACTTGCCATCGAGTTGCTCGTTGGCCGAGTAGTACCCGAGCAGGTAGTACGACGAGAGGTCGCGGACGATCCGGGCCGCGCCGCCGTCGAGGTCGTTGGTGTTGATGACGGCCAGGCCATCGGTGTTGTCGGCCAACAGGCGCAGCGAGTCGAGCCGGACGTTGAGTTTGTCGCGGTCGGCCATCATCGAACCGGGGGCGTTGGGGGACTGCTTGTTGTACCACTCGCCCTGGTCGCCGCGGATGCGGTCGTCACGCGCTCCCAGGTCGGCGTCGAACGCCGTGAGGCCACGCGTGTCGAACGGGTAGAACGACACGTTGTAGCGGTTGGCCTGCTGGGTGAGTTCGATGAATCGCTGACGGTTGTTGAGCGTCGCGTACCGCATCGCGAGGGCCTGGCAGCCGGCCGAGGACAGCGGCACGCTGTTCTGCGCCCCGCGCGGATTGTTGGTGATGCGGCCGTCGGGCCCGGTTCCCACTCCGCCGAGCGTCGGCGGGTCATCGCATTCCTGCGGACGCGCCAGTTCGGGCTTGGGTTCGAACATCTCGTAGCCACTGGTCACCGTGATCAGTGCCTTGCGTTCCTCCTTGACCGTCCCCAGGAAGCGGACGAGACCCTCGAGCGCGTCCAGCACCTCCTTTTCCCGCCGCCGGCGAATCAACTGCTTGGCAATACCGCGATAGGCATCGGCCGGCTGCGACGACGTGGTGTTGCCGGGTCCGAGGCATTTGCGCGATGGCATGCCTTCGGGGAAGCACTGCTCGAGTGCCTGCTCCTCCGGGTGGATCATGACCATGTTGTCGCGCATGCCCCACTGCGTTTCATGGCGCAGCGCATTGTCCAGCGTCTCGGTGCGGCGCGCGAACGTGATGTGACGTGGGTCCATGTCGGGCGTCATCACCGCGAAGAGGTCCTCAGGACCGATGAGTCGTTCCAGCATGTCGATGAGTGGCTTGCGCGCGTACACGGCGCCGGCAAACGTCGTGTGCCATGTATCGAGGAACAGCACGAACACGCGGCGACGGGGGTCGGCGGCCTGCTGGAGGCCATCGGCCGCGCTCACCGGGTCGCGCCGTTCCTCGCGCGCCGTCGTCGTCGACAGCGCCACGCGCTCGAACTGCGTGACCTTCTGCGGCTTGCCGTCTTCGAGTACCTCGAAGTCGTCGGCCGTCAGATCGGTGATCGGCGCACCCTTGGCAGTGGGGTAGACGTCCACGCGCACGAAGTTGGCTTCGACGCGGAAAGACGGCTGTCCCGGTGTCGCCGGCTGCGTCCCATCTGCTGGTGCCGGGGCCGGAGCCGGGGCCGGAGCCGTGGCGGGCTGCGCCGGCGCCTGACCGGCCGGTGCCTGCGCACGCATCGCGAAACGCGCAGGCGCAAGCACCATCAGGGCGAGCGCCGCGATGCCGAGCAGGGGACGGGAGCGCATGGAGGCACTGTAGTCCCAAATCGACGAACGCCGAACGTCGAACGCCGAACGCTGAAGGTCAGCGCCTGACGCCTGCCTGAAACCTGATGCCTGATGCCGGCCCGATTCGCGACTCCCGACTCCCGACTCCCGATTCCCGACTCCCGATTCCCGGTGCCCGGCTCCCGGTTCCCGGCTCCCGTCGCTACGGCACAACCCTGAAGCCAGTCAGCGTCCGCACGGTACCGTCGGGGTGCACGACGTCGACGCGGACGATGTAGGCGCCCGCGCCGAGCGGCACGAGCGAGAGGTCGGCTGTCGCCCACCCGATACCCGCGTCGTCGGGCGCGACGAGGGCAGTGGTGACCGGGATGGCCGCCATGACCTTGCCCGCCTGGTCGAGCAGTTCGGCCTTCACGCTCGTGGCTCCTGGCGCGAGGGGGACCTCCACGCGCACCTTCTCATTGCGGCGATAGCGCGGGTCAGCGGTTGGCACGAACTTCTGCCGCGTCAACGGACTGGCGCGCGAAAGGCGGGGCGAGGCGACCGGCGTGTCCGCGGCAGGCAGTGACAGCCGTGCCGAGTCGGTCAGCGGCAGCGTGGCGCCCGTGGGCGTGAGCCGGACACGCACGAGCAGGTCGCCGGCGGCCAATGGCGCATTCGTCGTGGCGAGTTCCGTCGTCGCCGTGCGTGCGCCCGGTGGCACGGGCAGTTCACCCTGCGCCACCGTGGCCCCGGCGCTCGTGGTCACCGTAACGGCCAGCGTGCCGCCTTGGGCAAGTGATGCGTCACCCAGCGCTGACGGATCGAGATCGGCCGTCACCCATATCCGTCCCGTCCGCGCCGCCGCGCCCGCGCCCGCGTGGAAGAAGTACGCCGCGCGGCTGCGCCATGGCTGCCCTTCGCGAATCCCGTTGACCGAACCCAGCGCGGCTGCCAACAGGCTGCTCTCCGCCGCCGCGGCCGACTCACCGGCACCCCCCGCCGCGTCTGTTCGTGCCGTCTCGGTGATGGCCGCCATGTCCTCGGCGCGCAATGCGCGATAGCCCTTGCGCGCCCGCACCTCCGCGCCAGGACGTTTCACGCGCACCTTGATCGTGCGCCACTTGCCGTCGAGGCTCTCGTTGGCCGAGTAGTAGCCGAGCAGGTAGTACGAGGACAGGTCCTGGACGATGCGCGCCGCGCCAGCGTCGAGGTTGTTGGTGTTGATGATGGCGAGGCCGTCCGTGTTCTCGGCGAGCAGGCGCAGTGAGTCGAGGCGCACGTTGAGCGACGCGCGATCGCCCATCAGCGTGCCGGGCTGCGTGCCGGTCTCCTTGTTGTACCACTCGCCCCGATCGACCACCATCCGCTCGTCCCGGTCGCCCACGTTCGAATCGAAGGCGGCGAGGCCGCGGGTGTCGAAGGGATAGAACGACACGTTGTAGCGGTTGGCTTCCTGCGTCAGCGCGATGAACCGCTGCCGGTTGTTCAGCCTTGCGTACTTGGCAGCCGTCGTCGCGCACTCGATCGACGACATCGCCCCAGCGGACCCGCTCTGGGCGCGGCCCGTGTTGGTCGTAATCCGGCCGTCGGGGCCGGTGCCCGTGCCGCCCATGGACGGCGGAGCCGCGCACTCTTCGTGCCGGAGCAGGTCCTCCTTGGGCTCGAACATCTGGTACCCGGTCGTGACGGTGATGAGTGCCTTGCGTTCTTCACGCACGCCGCCGAGATACCGGACCAGGCCCTCGAGCGCGTCCAGGACTTCGTTCTCGCGGCGCCGGCGAATCAACTGCGAGGCGATGCCCTTGTTGGCATTGCGGCTGGCGCCCGTACAGCCCGGCGGCGGCAGGCCCTCCGGAAAGCACATCTCCAGTTGCTGTTCTTCGGGGTGCTGTCGGATGATGCTGTCCTTCATACCCCATTGCGTCTGCTTCATGAGCATGTCGCTGATCGTCTCGGTGCGGCGTGCGAAGGTGATCTGCCGGGGGTCCATGTCGGGAGTCATGACCGCGAACAGGTCGTCCGGACCGATCAATCGCTCCAGCATGTTCACGAGCGGCCTGCGGGCGCGCACGGCCCCCCCGAAGTCGGTGTGCCACGTGTCGAGAAAAATCACGTACACGCGGCGCCGTGGATCGGCAGCCTGCCGGCGGCCATCGTCGGCGCTCACCGGGTCGCGCCGCTCCTCGCGTGCGGTCGTCGTCGAGAGCGCCACGCGTTCGAACTGCGTCACCTTCTGCGGCTTGTTGTCTTCGAGCACCTCGAAGTCGTCGGCCGTGAGGTCGGTGATCGGCTCGCCCCTGGCGTTGGTCGGATAGACGTCCACGCGCACGAAGTTGGCTTCCACCCGGAACGTTGGCTGTGCAGGTGTGGCCGGCTGCGACCCGTCTGCCGGTGCGGGCGCCGGTGTCTGCGACGCGGGTGCGGGCTGGCCTTGCTGGGCCTGCCCAGCCCGGCCATCGCCCTGCGCACGCATCGGCGCACGCGCGGGCGTGAGCAGCATCAGGACGGCAGCCGCAATGCCGAGCAGTGTGCGTGAACGCATGGGGGAACTGTAGCTCCAAACGCTTGACGCTTGACGCTTGACGCCTGACGCCTGACGCCTGATGCCTAACGCCGAAGGTCAAGGCCCAAGGGCCAAGGCTCAAGGGCAAGGGCCGTCTCAGGCCCCCGGGACGAGGGCCGGTACAATGCCGAGGATGTCGAGTCGTCGCCGCATCCTGCAATCACTGTTCTGCTGTGCGTTACTCGTCGTCACCTCTGGGGCGGGGCCGGCCCAGGACGACCCGGACGGTTGGAAGACGCCGACGGCCCCGACCAGGATCGTCGGGCCGATCTACTACGTCGGTACGTACGGTCTGGCCGCCTACCTGATCACGACGCCGGCCGGGCACATCCTCATCGATGGTGCCGTGCCTGTTGCGGGGCCCGACATCGTCAGTGCGATTGAGGCGGCCGGTTTCAAGCCTGCCGACATCAAAATCCTGCTCAACACGCAGGCGCACTTCGATCACGTGGGCTCGCTCGCGCACCTGAAGCAGGTGACCGGCGGTCGCGTGGTGGTCATGAAGGGCGACGAGGGCATTCTCGCCTCGGGAGGGACGACCGACTACCTGTTCGGCCCACGGGCCGAGTACCACTTCCCGGCGGTCAAGGTGGACGAGGTGATCGGCGACGGTCACGTCGTCTCGCTTGGTGGCGTGTCGCTGACGGCCCGCCTCACACCCGGCCACACGCCGGGCACCACGACCTGGACGATGACGGTGCGGGAGGGCGGGCAGAGTTATCGCGTGGCGTTTGCGGGGAGCACGTTCGTCAACCCCGGCACGCGGCTGGTGAAGAACCCGTCGTACGTGGGAATAGAGGCCGACTACCGCCGGTCGTTCGCGCTCCTCGAGTCGCTGCCGGTGGACATGTACCTCGCCGCGCATGCGCAGGCGTTCGACTTTCACGCGAAGCGGGAACGCGCGAAGAGCGAAGGCCCACGCGCGTTCGTCGATCCCGATGCCCTGCGCCAGGCGGCCGTCGCCTCACGCGCGGCCTTCGAGAAGCTGGTCGCAGCGGAGAAGTAACGCCTAACGCTTAACGCCCAACGCCCAACGCCTGAGGTCATGCGCAGGCGCCGGGCATCGGGAATCGGGAATCGGGAATCGGGAATCGAGGATCGAGTCCCTGCTCGGCGACCGCGTATGAAGTCCGGAATGAGTACGGGAGCCAAGGCGACTCCCGACTCCGACTCCCGACTCCCGACTCCCTAGTTCCTCTCGATGGTCAGGAACACGCTCGCCTCGCCACGATGGACCAGGAGCAGCGCCGGCCGTTCACCCTTCTTGAGGGCCGCGCGGAGCGTGTCCACGCTGGTCACCGGCGCGCCATCGACCTCCTCGATGACGTCCCCCTCGCGCAGGCCCGCGGCAGCGGCCTTGCCGTCCGGGCTGACCGAGGCCACGAGCACGCCACGGTTGGCCGGCAGGTTCAGTTCGCGTGCCTCCTCGGGCGTCAGCGGCTGCACCCCCATCCCGAAGCCGGTGGTGTCCGGTGCGGTGTCGTCCGCGTCCGGCCGGGCGGTGTCGTTGCCAGCCTGCTTCAGTTCGCCGACGGTGACCGTCATCGCCTGCGGTGTGCCGCCGCGCACGACATCGAGCGGCAGCTTCGTGCCAGGTGCGACCTGCGCGACACGATTGCGCAGTTCGTTGTAGTCGCGGACCTGCTCACCATTGACGCCGGTGATGACGTCACCTCGCTTGAGTCCGGCCCGTGCTGCGGGGCTGTCCGGCTGCACACCGTTGACCAGCGCACCACGCACGTTGTCGAGGCCAAGGCTCCGCGCGATATCGGAGGTCACCGGCTGGATCGTCACGCCGAGCATGCCGCGGCGCACCGTGCCATGGTCGATCAGCTGGGTCATGACGTTGCGCGCCATGTTGGCCGGGATCGAGAAGCCGATGCCGATGTTGCCGCCCGACGGCGAGAGGATCTGCGAGTTGATGCCGACGAGTTCACCGTCCGTGTTGACGAGCGGGCCCCCGGAATTGCCCTGGTTGATCGGCGCGTCGGTCTGGATGAAGTCCTCGAAGTTCGTGCCGCCGGTGGCACGCCCCTTCGCGCTCACGATGCCCATCGTCACGGTCTGGCCGACACCGAGCGGATTGCCGACCGCCAGCACGACATCGCCGACCGCCACCGCATCGGAGTTGCCGAGCGGCAGCGTGTGCAGATTGCTGGCACCGGCGATCTTCAGCACCGCGAGGTCACTCGGCGCATCGGATCCGACCACGTCGGCCTTGAAGCTGCGCCCGTCGGTCAGTTCCACGGTGACCTGCTCCGCGCCGTCGATCACGTGGTGGTTGGTCAGGATGTAGCCGTCGGTGCGGACGATCACACCGGAGCCGAGCCCGCCAGCGCGGGGTTGCGGCCCCCGCGGCACCGGTATCCGGCCACCGAAGAACTCGCGCAATTCGTCGGGCACCTGCTGGCTGACCTGCCGGACGCGGTGTTCCGATCGCACCGTGACCACCGCCGGCGTCACGGCCTCGACGACGTTGGCGTAGGAATGGGTGGCGGGTCCGAGCGTGCGCGAGATCGCGCCGGCCTCGCGCGCCGCAACCGCGGCCGGGCCGGTAGTGGTCGACCTGGCATCGGGCGCCGCCGTATATCCGAGGAGCGCGCCGGTCAACAGCATGGCGCCTGCCGCCACGCCCTTCCGGCCGATCCGGGTGTATTCAATCGTGTCCATGTGGGTCCTCCCCTGTTCTCACATCCTTTCTGACGTGGGAGGGATTACCCGTGCCTGTCACGCGGATTACATCGTTGAAAGGTCCGGGGCCT includes:
- a CDS encoding VWA domain-containing protein encodes the protein MRSRPLLGIAALALMVLAPARFAMRAQAPAGQAPAQPATAPAPAPAPAPADGTQPATPGQPSFRVEANFVRVDVYPTAKGAPITDLTADDFEVLEDGKPQKVTQFERVALSTTTAREERRDPVSAADGLQQAADPRRRVFVLFLDTWHTTFAGAVYARKPLIDMLERLIGPEDLFAVMTPDMDPRHITFARRTETLDNALRHETQWGMRDNMVMIHPEEQALEQCFPEGMPSRKCLGPGNTTSSQPADAYRGIAKQLIRRRREKEVLDALEGLVRFLGTVKEERKALITVTSGYEMFEPKPELARPQECDDPPTLGGVGTGPDGRITNNPRGAQNSVPLSSAGCQALAMRYATLNNRQRFIELTQQANRYNVSFYPFDTRGLTAFDADLGARDDRIRGDQGEWYNKQSPNAPGSMMADRDKLNVRLDSLRLLADNTDGLAVINTNDLDGGAARIVRDLSSYYLLGYYSANEQLDGKWRTIKVRVKRPGVEVRARKGYRALRREDMLTASPSAAAAAAGGAGDAAAAAEGASIASALSSVSGIREGQPWRSRAAYFFHAGAGAAARTGRVWVTADLDPSTMRDAAMAQGGTLSITVTTGKGTAMAEAELPVAAGVRTATAELLTTAAPLEAGDLLVRLRFTPTAGSLPLTDTARLALPAADAAAAAPRLSRASPVTRQKFVPTADPRYRRNEKVRVEVPVAPGATSVKADLLDQAGKVMAAIPVTSALVAPDDAGIGWATADVALVPLGAGDYIVRVEVVHPDGTVRTLTGFKVVP
- a CDS encoding VWA domain-containing protein; the protein is MRSRTLLGIAAAVLMLLTPARAPMRAQGDGRAGQAQQGQPAPASQTPAPAPADGSQPATPAQPTFRVEANFVRVDVYPTNARGEPITDLTADDFEVLEDNKPQKVTQFERVALSTTTAREERRDPVSADDGRRQAADPRRRVYVIFLDTWHTDFGGAVRARRPLVNMLERLIGPDDLFAVMTPDMDPRQITFARRTETISDMLMKQTQWGMKDSIIRQHPEEQQLEMCFPEGLPPPGCTGASRNANKGIASQLIRRRRENEVLDALEGLVRYLGGVREERKALITVTTGYQMFEPKEDLLRHEECAAPPSMGGTGTGPDGRITTNTGRAQSGSAGAMSSIECATTAAKYARLNNRQRFIALTQEANRYNVSFYPFDTRGLAAFDSNVGDRDERMVVDRGEWYNKETGTQPGTLMGDRASLNVRLDSLRLLAENTDGLAIINTNNLDAGAARIVQDLSSYYLLGYYSANESLDGKWRTIKVRVKRPGAEVRARKGYRALRAEDMAAITETARTDAAGGAGESAAAAESSLLAAALGSVNGIREGQPWRSRAAYFFHAGAGAAARTGRIWVTADLDPSALGDASLAQGGTLAVTVTTSAGATVAQGELPVPPGARTATTELATTNAPLAAGDLLVRVRLTPTGATLPLTDSARLSLPAADTPVASPRLSRASPLTRQKFVPTADPRYRRNEKVRVEVPLAPGATSVKAELLDQAGKVMAAIPVTTALVAPDDAGIGWATADLSLVPLGAGAYIVRVDVVHPDGTVRTLTGFRVVP
- a CDS encoding M48 family metallopeptidase — protein: MSSLGNRLIPAYQRDMSIDDPRRIPFQFHVVLDDNVNAFATPNGVVVVNSGLIELLDNEAQLAAVIGHEIAHATHEHTWRQQQHYKGKRLGIAIAGAVAAGYGYRGMADIAGMVNAAIVNGHSRSLENQSDRIGLQYMVAAGYDPREAPAVWKLMTKEHGLQGTNFFWSSHENNATRRSYLMNELKNNYRDLDFGALHTNEDEYARIKSTVAEAKASKKKLKVK
- a CDS encoding DegQ family serine endoprotease — its product is MDTIEYTRIGRKGVAAGAMLLTGALLGYTAAPDARSTTTGPAAVAAREAGAISRTLGPATHSYANVVEAVTPAVVTVRSEHRVRQVSQQVPDELREFFGGRIPVPRGPQPRAGGLGSGVIVRTDGYILTNHHVIDGAEQVTVELTDGRSFKADVVGSDAPSDLAVLKIAGASNLHTLPLGNSDAVAVGDVVLAVGNPLGVGQTVTMGIVSAKGRATGGTNFEDFIQTDAPINQGNSGGPLVNTDGELVGINSQILSPSGGNIGIGFSIPANMARNVMTQLIDHGTVRRGMLGVTIQPVTSDIARSLGLDNVRGALVNGVQPDSPAARAGLKRGDVITGVNGEQVRDYNELRNRVAQVAPGTKLPLDVVRGGTPQAMTVTVGELKQAGNDTARPDADDTAPDTTGFGMGVQPLTPEEARELNLPANRGVLVASVSPDGKAAAAGLREGDVIEEVDGAPVTSVDTLRAALKKGERPALLLVHRGEASVFLTIERN
- the bla gene encoding subclass B3 metallo-beta-lactamase; translation: MSSRRRILQSLFCCALLVVTSGAGPAQDDPDGWKTPTAPTRIVGPIYYVGTYGLAAYLITTPAGHILIDGAVPVAGPDIVSAIEAAGFKPADIKILLNTQAHFDHVGSLAHLKQVTGGRVVVMKGDEGILASGGTTDYLFGPRAEYHFPAVKVDEVIGDGHVVSLGGVSLTARLTPGHTPGTTTWTMTVREGGQSYRVAFAGSTFVNPGTRLVKNPSYVGIEADYRRSFALLESLPVDMYLAAHAQAFDFHAKRERAKSEGPRAFVDPDALRQAAVASRAAFEKLVAAEK